A stretch of the Candidatus Zixiibacteriota bacterium genome encodes the following:
- the hemW gene encoding radical SAM family heme chaperone HemW: protein MPFSLYLHFPFCKNRCSYCDFYKELYEPSHESRFFDALEIETRLALDQIAGRERTISTIFVGGGTPSLVNIERFSRWLDIVRGECTLADDLEFSIETNPESVSLETLESLKRLGVNRPVFGIQSFNRKLLKLLGREHDPHDSQRAIYFANALDFPTFGVDLIFGLPRQTSRMLSDDLDQLIDLDPPHISLYQLTVEPGTPLAGMVDAEAVQMPDQELMLAMYRGGCERFKQAGYTRYEVSSFAKPGHECRHNLQYWLGGDYLGLGPSAHSFINGTRFMNRSNLGEYIELLTVGKLPREIDQSGLEQRMVEAIMLGLRTSEGISRSQFSERFGVALETKLNRRQYEMLVESGHLIPDKGKLRLSDEGILLADEITRRLIE, encoded by the coding sequence ATGCCTTTTTCTCTCTATCTACATTTTCCGTTTTGCAAGAACCGTTGCTCCTATTGCGATTTCTATAAAGAGCTTTATGAACCATCGCATGAGTCGCGTTTCTTCGATGCCCTCGAGATCGAAACCCGTTTGGCCCTGGATCAAATCGCCGGGCGCGAGCGAACGATCAGCACTATCTTTGTCGGCGGCGGGACGCCATCGCTGGTAAATATCGAACGGTTCTCCCGGTGGCTCGATATCGTTCGAGGGGAGTGCACCCTTGCCGATGATCTCGAGTTCTCGATCGAAACCAATCCCGAATCGGTCAGCCTGGAAACGCTCGAGTCGCTCAAGAGGCTCGGCGTGAACCGTCCGGTCTTCGGCATTCAGTCGTTCAACCGCAAACTTCTCAAGCTGCTCGGACGCGAGCACGATCCGCACGACAGCCAGCGCGCGATTTATTTTGCCAACGCTCTGGATTTTCCGACATTCGGTGTCGACCTCATTTTCGGTCTGCCGCGACAGACCAGCCGGATGCTTTCGGATGATCTCGATCAGCTTATCGATCTCGACCCGCCGCACATATCGCTTTACCAGCTCACGGTGGAGCCGGGCACGCCGCTGGCCGGAATGGTCGATGCCGAAGCGGTGCAGATGCCGGATCAGGAACTGATGCTGGCGATGTACCGCGGCGGATGCGAAAGGTTCAAACAGGCCGGGTACACCCGCTACGAGGTATCATCGTTTGCCAAACCGGGCCACGAGTGCCGTCACAATTTACAGTACTGGCTGGGCGGCGACTATCTCGGCCTGGGACCATCGGCGCATTCATTCATTAACGGCACGCGGTTTATGAACCGCTCGAACCTCGGAGAGTATATCGAACTGCTCACCGTCGGAAAGCTTCCGCGCGAGATCGACCAATCCGGGCTCGAGCAGCGGATGGTCGAGGCGATCATGCTCGGTCTTCGCACGAGCGAGGGAATCAGCCGGTCGCAATTTTCGGAGCGGTTCGGGGTGGCGCTCGAAACGAAGCTGAACCGCCGTCAATACGAGATGCTGGTGGAATCCGGACATCTCATTCCCGACAAAGGGAAACTTCGTCTCTCCGACGAGGGGATTCTTCTGGCTGACGAGATCACGCGGCGCTTGATTGAGTAG